The Scytonema hofmannii PCC 7110 genome includes a region encoding these proteins:
- a CDS encoding YpsA SLOG family protein, with product MTIVTKHFDTRLNQWIHTDGNTSNPESLLKEELNNTLLEFFFPGKEFSFGHMDEYSTEQELKNHPDDRVLLLSSKSRLLYGPQECVEVINQLCPDRKDRGAYGSIFLGSCKNAINEELNILIVDDSNGENGGIINNDQAYRLTGDCYGQISTNVYHRLTAKEPDSAEPYRIIQHRFGWTSQDGDDQTYRFGKGTLRPNNLDHLDYKDLNNKVKIDLVIPLSSFKGTDKDRPQELGGPLKPQIKPGLYKQKIWLGEKSQSERGKTAISQLIASFPNGMKDFAEELEAKAIKLRSLQKDPRRVAELYCEKYEKRKAFTEEQKSELLLELTGVTDKKEALEKLKIILNNKDSNEELTPSSQKWLTTVQNSLNYDEDVESFLEEEFGNEREDLFMYQLIKTDLMGHCQLLETEKVKQELERFLQKEWRDIAIGKELLFERAMVIPSKDLKNGEICIPWYEEGEEVLNFRSPFLNANGLCVSVNKHVEDVKGPDGRNLDGAIAVSDETFDKIYKRITSQVKEAIAKIQEQSFDYNPSKLQEYVNTDTSSLEISEKIEFAINFRNEISKLKEFFLAGVDDFTITVNKTESSFKEFVSNIDSIVLESEQERQARDYDGDCIGVDKARKYPNLTAEAKYRNQLENAYEPTVKLKKQSFYREDGTQPEFEEIAIHMSDGISVGIINNHLTAIEALESEITILKNFGDTKQKLQLQSDYIDTVANHYRKLFKDANNENPKYQKPIREEYVDYMKEFVELASVQHRDPEIMEKALDINTKMYRKMIQEAAFQNQIAVDLFKSAKRPEMEIIQENRRYLYRDVNYIKDKKNKDVYINRGIAVTGYSPVELLTNQANKYFEQSQLESRPVSQFQKLFKGIEYTNQQELQAILAKKEFDTKFNEASRLKKRKETEKGPYAIVTTNNGEKLEITNLTRYNHSGIWKANEINLRLQEIPVEKRSAEKPHKYFVWAQVDGETEEGKPKYRASGTLSQSTSSEIKIKPNEIVSSSSIELKPELSEGQIKLLFQQAQEITEKYYNSISESERLSAAAAAWNISTTRESESEASKIESDCQAPSKITKKTSNFVFAAFPKEIVAQVKDLQFDEVRVIGNYTTNTFGEENRDKIHQVKIEFDKDLNRRVVEIQTENGSSKVLGWLEDNTSRLPIGSTAEAKIIAGDTFTATATLQIPGKPEINFKIEQIKKFAFAGTTFNGEKTNLTIGNVKIPDGNVEIMASNQKIGRIEPKSLEEARNNGWIKEGQPLQLKLKSIVDKGKGAYIIGETIEGHNIRIKTDQRLKDKFDDKEFRQVKTQACTPERTVVMSDSKVVGIVRLNEDKQKLEQVGALKKGQLTTVPCKIESNFSHCDVQIDAKTVRYPEIWTKENPVAQKTQEETNPQREATKKNSEYLISKITERPTIIFQDREDKTLGTISIAIDNHKVDIAKKWLESQGINFDLLPASQTRLEAKKGLVVFTLAESTISTENYETLIKKFGDIADATRETTIPLISEQTVHFYNPNQGYTYEKEDGTSDREEKEAFGIVVPAQDAIQVYIWLDSQGVESSYFTENNCATFIIEKSQISEKSLHEIGLIAGEAINIGDIDGYTLYEQKVAQLNDDLSKNDSKLSLQSPDKSEYQKILLSLPNRPTEVANEPDKKNPRTIVIPVKPPTAAQTPTQPSNTVATTEQIYTRTPSTDKQPQQPQQPISLPNSRQADQTKPIEILGKISSEKVEQLRQHLENYIKPVLESDKSNYAPGRLLAWVGAKWDLKEKDFKPGVQDDALMKLVKQVYPNADIVLATYSEQPGAGINYHRDDSYAAVEARSINIGNSDWGYRAAQEQMTWTKNENTAATYQEFKLESGTVTRFNSKNEHAAINTEAGRWSINIWSIKNDLGKENSVRQKFENFLASNQPPRAVVNTNDDLTIKADEWTPGGEIKVDRSYANLKETTRNTSSHLSNQPSVQELISIGNLTTVRAQNPQIPDNPTISGKPVPMVYSLHMHGESSKVPVNTTIDAMRGYGRVHTTRGVDYQKSYGIKEGDIAIAVGKNNEQVAFRVGKQYEITPQMIQDPAYQQAWANWEKHSPKELTQTQANKSKVYGLFMEPLGDYINGKIVPFPSVQKQTATSINISPDSKDGLGAIKVISGGQTGADMGGLQGAKALGLPTGGTAAAGWMTENGANPNLQEYGLVEGEKGSTTAQTYANRTVENIRHSDGTAIFGDKSSPGSQQTIKAAEQLNKPVLHVPLDTTLNNRPAAAQQLRDFVEQNNVQTLNIAGNRESKAPGLQAAVAEIVQMALDRERGTTVTQQPVTAPIATTTSLTPKRVIAEGINISSGCPDPLGAALTNATVRSKEKNKIKGDYPVSFRDNAEVKAGKYEPEVYTENKSAGIPFASAEQAYQCYKETVPLGEPRVQLMAEIIQAKLEQHPKLVDAITARGGVDWLKNCSHYVTSTKDNYWEGKGINSPFIRALVEGYSKVLENSKQSSVVSSSQEATKTSTPSNPVQAEEKPQNLESIKPATDISNSSVSTQLKVDTTSQKLPQTGVVSEQLENYKLTTLQNLRNWYETARTLGKSEKYLNRIAEIGQEFKTTNEIGDNALIAMNKDIKELASINEITKMAQRIGDNFGNRNGDTIEVKGKEYDISLNPAKKNMTITSKTSEVVLNIEQGIIKENSVIEDVRKYFSIANLKIDNALNKIKIEIVEQG from the coding sequence ATGACAATTGTAACCAAACATTTTGACACTCGATTGAATCAATGGATTCATACCGATGGAAACACGAGTAATCCAGAGTCTTTACTAAAAGAAGAACTCAATAATACATTATTGGAGTTCTTCTTTCCAGGAAAAGAGTTTTCGTTCGGTCATATGGACGAATACTCAACAGAGCAAGAACTGAAAAACCATCCAGACGATCGCGTATTGCTATTGTCATCTAAATCTAGGTTACTTTACGGTCCACAAGAATGCGTGGAAGTTATCAACCAGCTTTGCCCCGACAGAAAAGACAGAGGAGCATACGGTTCTATCTTTCTTGGTTCTTGTAAAAATGCCATCAATGAAGAACTTAACATTCTGATTGTTGATGACAGCAACGGCGAGAACGGTGGCATCATCAACAACGACCAAGCTTATCGTCTTACGGGTGATTGTTACGGTCAAATATCGACAAATGTTTACCATCGGTTGACTGCCAAGGAACCAGATTCCGCTGAACCGTACCGGATAATTCAACATCGTTTCGGCTGGACATCCCAAGATGGAGACGACCAAACTTACAGATTCGGAAAAGGCACTCTTAGACCTAATAATCTAGACCATTTAGACTATAAAGACCTTAACAACAAAGTCAAAATAGATTTAGTTATCCCGCTATCTTCATTTAAAGGTACCGATAAAGATAGACCCCAGGAGCTTGGAGGACCGCTCAAACCCCAAATCAAGCCTGGACTATACAAACAAAAAATTTGGCTGGGCGAAAAATCACAGTCTGAAAGAGGAAAGACTGCTATTTCTCAGCTAATCGCATCATTCCCCAACGGAATGAAGGATTTTGCCGAGGAATTAGAAGCAAAAGCTATAAAATTGAGGTCTCTTCAAAAAGACCCAAGGAGAGTTGCTGAACTTTACTGTGAAAAATATGAAAAAAGGAAAGCTTTTACAGAAGAACAAAAGTCAGAATTATTATTAGAGTTAACTGGTGTAACAGATAAAAAAGAAGCTTTAGAAAAATTAAAAATAATCTTAAACAATAAAGACTCAAATGAAGAATTAACCCCAAGCAGTCAAAAGTGGTTAACAACAGTACAAAATTCTCTAAACTATGACGAAGATGTTGAGTCATTCCTAGAAGAAGAATTCGGAAACGAACGGGAAGATTTGTTCATGTATCAACTCATCAAAACTGATTTGATGGGTCACTGCCAGCTGCTAGAAACTGAAAAAGTTAAACAAGAGTTAGAGAGATTTCTCCAAAAAGAGTGGAGAGACATTGCTATTGGTAAAGAACTTCTGTTTGAGAGAGCAATGGTAATCCCATCCAAGGATCTCAAAAACGGTGAAATCTGCATTCCTTGGTACGAAGAAGGGGAAGAAGTTCTCAACTTTCGCTCTCCCTTTCTTAATGCTAACGGTTTGTGCGTCTCAGTCAACAAACACGTAGAAGACGTTAAAGGACCAGATGGTCGTAACTTAGACGGAGCTATTGCTGTTAGCGATGAAACCTTCGATAAAATCTACAAGCGCATAACTTCTCAGGTTAAAGAAGCGATCGCCAAAATTCAAGAACAAAGCTTTGACTACAATCCTAGCAAGTTACAAGAATATGTAAATACAGATACAAGTAGCTTAGAAATATCTGAAAAAATAGAGTTTGCTATAAATTTTAGAAACGAAATCTCTAAGTTAAAGGAATTCTTTTTAGCAGGTGTAGATGATTTTACAATAACAGTTAACAAAACAGAAAGCAGCTTTAAAGAATTTGTTTCTAACATAGATTCAATAGTTTTAGAATCAGAACAAGAACGACAAGCTCGCGACTATGACGGAGACTGCATAGGTGTTGATAAGGCGCGAAAATACCCGAATCTTACTGCAGAAGCAAAATACAGAAACCAGCTTGAAAATGCTTACGAACCTACTGTCAAGCTCAAAAAGCAATCATTTTACAGGGAAGATGGCACTCAACCAGAATTTGAGGAAATAGCAATACACATGAGCGATGGCATCAGTGTAGGAATTATTAACAATCACCTAACCGCCATTGAAGCTCTAGAGTCAGAAATAACTATCCTAAAAAACTTTGGTGATACAAAACAGAAATTGCAACTCCAATCAGACTATATAGACACAGTAGCTAATCATTACAGAAAGCTATTTAAAGATGCGAATAATGAAAATCCTAAATATCAAAAACCTATCAGGGAAGAATACGTAGACTACATGAAGGAGTTTGTTGAACTTGCTAGCGTTCAGCATAGAGACCCAGAAATCATGGAAAAGGCACTGGACATCAACACAAAGATGTACCGCAAAATGATTCAGGAAGCTGCCTTTCAAAACCAAATTGCTGTTGACTTGTTCAAAAGTGCCAAACGCCCTGAAATGGAAATTATACAAGAGAATAGGCGCTATTTATATAGAGACGTTAACTACATCAAAGATAAGAAAAATAAAGATGTCTATATTAATAGAGGAATAGCCGTCACGGGCTATTCACCAGTAGAGCTTTTGACCAACCAAGCCAATAAATATTTTGAACAAAGCCAATTAGAATCTCGTCCTGTTTCCCAATTCCAAAAATTATTTAAAGGTATAGAATATACTAATCAGCAAGAACTACAAGCTATCCTTGCTAAAAAGGAGTTTGATACTAAATTCAACGAAGCTAGCAGGCTAAAAAAACGTAAGGAAACAGAAAAGGGCCCCTATGCGATCGTAACTACAAACAACGGTGAGAAGCTAGAGATTACAAACCTGACTCGATACAACCATTCGGGAATCTGGAAGGCTAATGAAATTAATCTCCGCCTACAAGAAATTCCTGTTGAAAAACGCAGTGCTGAAAAACCTCATAAATATTTTGTATGGGCGCAGGTTGATGGGGAAACTGAGGAGGGAAAACCAAAATATCGTGCATCAGGCACCCTCAGTCAATCCACAAGCAGCGAAATCAAGATAAAACCTAATGAAATTGTTAGTAGCAGTTCCATAGAACTAAAGCCAGAACTTAGCGAAGGACAAATCAAACTTCTTTTCCAACAAGCTCAAGAAATTACTGAAAAATACTACAATTCTATTTCAGAATCCGAGCGCTTGTCAGCAGCAGCAGCTGCGTGGAATATATCGACTACCCGAGAATCTGAATCAGAAGCATCAAAGATAGAATCTGATTGTCAAGCACCATCAAAAATTACTAAAAAGACTTCTAACTTTGTATTTGCAGCTTTCCCTAAAGAAATAGTTGCACAAGTCAAAGACCTCCAATTTGATGAAGTCAGAGTTATTGGCAACTACACAACCAACACCTTTGGTGAAGAAAACAGAGATAAGATACACCAAGTCAAAATTGAATTTGATAAAGATTTAAACAGAAGAGTCGTAGAAATCCAAACCGAAAATGGCAGTTCAAAAGTTCTTGGTTGGCTAGAAGATAACACGAGCAGATTACCGATAGGTTCTACAGCAGAAGCTAAAATTATTGCTGGGGATACCTTTACTGCAACAGCAACCCTACAAATTCCAGGAAAACCAGAAATTAATTTTAAAATTGAACAGATAAAAAAATTCGCATTTGCAGGTACAACATTTAATGGAGAAAAAACAAACCTAACTATAGGTAATGTAAAAATTCCTGATGGTAACGTTGAAATAATGGCTAGCAACCAAAAAATAGGGAGGATAGAACCCAAATCTCTTGAGGAAGCTAGAAATAATGGATGGATTAAAGAAGGACAACCACTACAGCTTAAACTGAAATCGATAGTAGATAAGGGTAAGGGAGCTTACATTATAGGAGAAACTATCGAGGGGCATAATATACGAATTAAGACTGACCAAAGACTAAAAGATAAATTTGATGATAAAGAATTTAGACAAGTAAAAACACAAGCTTGTACCCCTGAGAGAACAGTGGTCATGAGCGACAGTAAAGTGGTTGGAATCGTCAGATTAAATGAGGACAAACAAAAATTAGAACAAGTCGGTGCTCTGAAAAAGGGTCAGTTGACAACAGTTCCCTGCAAAATCGAGAGCAACTTTAGCCACTGCGATGTACAGATTGATGCAAAAACCGTCCGTTATCCAGAAATCTGGACAAAAGAAAATCCAGTCGCTCAAAAAACTCAAGAAGAAACCAATCCTCAACGGGAGGCAACTAAAAAGAACAGCGAATATCTTATTAGTAAAATTACAGAACGTCCAACTATAATCTTTCAAGATCGAGAAGACAAAACGTTGGGAACCATAAGTATAGCTATTGATAATCATAAAGTAGATATTGCTAAAAAATGGTTGGAGAGCCAAGGGATTAATTTTGATTTATTACCAGCATCACAAACACGCTTAGAAGCAAAAAAGGGGTTAGTTGTTTTCACACTAGCTGAAAGTACTATATCAACAGAAAATTATGAAACCTTAATTAAAAAATTTGGAGATATTGCTGATGCTACGCGAGAAACAACAATACCTCTTATCTCAGAACAGACCGTACACTTCTACAACCCCAATCAAGGGTACACGTATGAAAAAGAAGATGGAACCTCAGATCGAGAAGAAAAAGAAGCTTTTGGTATAGTTGTTCCCGCCCAAGATGCCATCCAAGTCTACATATGGCTGGATTCTCAAGGTGTAGAAAGTAGTTATTTTACTGAGAATAATTGCGCCACATTTATTATCGAGAAGAGCCAAATCTCTGAGAAATCGCTTCATGAAATAGGATTAATTGCGGGAGAGGCTATAAATATAGGGGATATTGATGGGTACACTCTTTACGAACAGAAAGTCGCTCAACTCAACGACGATTTGAGCAAGAATGACAGCAAACTATCATTGCAATCTCCAGACAAGAGCGAATACCAAAAAATTCTTCTTTCACTACCAAATAGACCGACTGAGGTTGCAAACGAACCTGACAAAAAAAACCCGCGCACTATAGTAATTCCAGTAAAACCCCCTACAGCAGCACAAACACCAACTCAGCCATCAAACACAGTCGCTACCACCGAACAAATATACACCCGAACGCCCAGCACTGACAAACAACCGCAACAACCGCAACAACCAATATCATTACCCAACTCACGCCAAGCTGACCAAACTAAACCCATCGAAATCCTGGGTAAAATTAGCTCGGAGAAAGTTGAACAATTGCGCCAACACCTTGAAAATTATATCAAACCAGTCCTGGAGTCAGATAAATCCAACTACGCCCCAGGTCGCCTCTTAGCTTGGGTAGGGGCAAAATGGGACTTGAAGGAAAAAGACTTCAAGCCGGGGGTGCAGGACGATGCATTGATGAAACTGGTCAAGCAGGTATATCCTAATGCGGATATAGTTTTAGCGACCTACTCAGAACAACCAGGTGCTGGCATCAACTACCATCGCGATGATTCCTATGCCGCCGTCGAAGCCCGCAGCATCAACATCGGTAATTCTGATTGGGGGTACCGTGCTGCCCAAGAACAAATGACATGGACTAAGAATGAAAATACAGCAGCAACCTATCAAGAGTTTAAACTTGAGTCAGGTACGGTAACGCGATTTAACAGTAAGAACGAACACGCGGCTATCAACACTGAAGCTGGAAGATGGTCGATTAACATCTGGTCGATTAAAAATGATTTGGGCAAAGAAAATAGCGTTCGCCAAAAGTTTGAGAACTTTCTCGCCTCAAACCAACCCCCCCGTGCAGTAGTCAATACCAATGATGACCTTACCATCAAGGCTGACGAGTGGACACCGGGGGGAGAGATTAAAGTAGATCGCAGTTACGCCAACCTCAAAGAAACCACCCGTAACACATCTTCACACCTTTCAAACCAACCAAGCGTCCAAGAACTTATCTCTATTGGGAATCTGACTACAGTCCGTGCTCAAAACCCCCAAATTCCAGACAACCCTACTATATCTGGAAAACCAGTACCAATGGTTTACTCGCTACATATGCACGGTGAATCTTCCAAAGTACCAGTCAACACGACTATCGATGCTATGCGCGGGTACGGTAGGGTACACACTACCAGGGGCGTAGACTACCAAAAATCCTACGGCATCAAAGAAGGAGATATTGCGATCGCAGTCGGTAAGAATAACGAGCAAGTTGCTTTCCGAGTGGGTAAGCAGTACGAAATAACTCCTCAAATGATTCAAGACCCAGCGTACCAGCAAGCCTGGGCAAACTGGGAGAAGCATTCACCTAAAGAACTGACCCAAACTCAAGCGAATAAGAGTAAAGTCTATGGGTTATTCATGGAACCGCTAGGCGATTACATCAACGGCAAGATTGTTCCGTTCCCATCCGTACAAAAACAAACTGCCACATCTATTAATATTAGCCCCGACTCCAAAGACGGGTTGGGAGCAATCAAAGTTATTAGCGGTGGGCAAACTGGCGCTGACATGGGAGGACTCCAAGGCGCGAAAGCATTAGGACTACCCACCGGAGGTACAGCCGCCGCCGGATGGATGACTGAGAATGGCGCGAATCCTAACCTGCAAGAATATGGGCTTGTCGAGGGAGAAAAAGGAAGCACCACAGCACAAACTTACGCAAATCGCACGGTAGAAAACATTCGTCACTCCGACGGTACAGCTATATTTGGAGATAAAAGTTCTCCAGGCTCCCAACAGACAATCAAAGCCGCCGAACAGCTAAACAAGCCAGTATTGCACGTACCACTCGACACTACACTCAATAACCGTCCCGCCGCTGCACAGCAACTCCGCGATTTCGTCGAACAAAACAACGTTCAAACTCTCAACATTGCAGGTAATCGGGAAAGCAAAGCACCAGGGCTACAAGCTGCAGTGGCTGAAATCGTCCAAATGGCACTCGATCGCGAGCGCGGAACAACCGTAACTCAGCAACCAGTTACAGCACCTATTGCAACAACAACGTCACTCACTCCCAAAAGAGTCATAGCAGAAGGAATCAATATCAGTTCTGGATGCCCTGACCCACTGGGAGCTGCATTAACCAATGCTACGGTTAGGTCTAAAGAGAAGAACAAAATAAAAGGCGATTACCCAGTGTCTTTCCGAGACAATGCTGAAGTAAAAGCTGGGAAATACGAACCAGAGGTCTACACAGAAAACAAGTCAGCAGGCATCCCGTTCGCTTCAGCAGAGCAAGCATATCAGTGCTACAAAGAAACAGTGCCCTTAGGAGAACCGCGAGTGCAGCTGATGGCAGAGATTATTCAAGCCAAACTAGAACAGCATCCCAAGCTCGTTGATGCAATTACAGCTAGAGGTGGTGTTGATTGGCTAAAAAATTGTAGCCATTACGTCACCTCCACAAAAGACAACTACTGGGAAGGTAAGGGTATCAATTCACCATTTATCCGCGCATTAGTTGAAGGATACTCCAAAGTGTTGGAGAACTCAAAACAGTCATCCGTTGTGTCCTCTTCACAAGAAGCTACTAAAACATCAACTCCTTCAAATCCCGTACAAGCTGAAGAAAAACCTCAGAATTTAGAGTCAATAAAGCCAGCAACAGATATATCAAATTCATCTGTATCCACACAATTGAAAGTTGATACGACCTCTCAGAAACTCCCACAAACAGGGGTTGTGTCTGAACAACTCGAAAATTACAAGCTAACGACTCTACAAAATCTAAGAAATTGGTATGAAACAGCAAGAACGCTAGGTAAAAGCGAGAAATATCTTAATCGGATTGCTGAGATTGGACAGGAGTTTAAGACCACCAATGAGATCGGCGATAACGCTCTCATAGCCATGAACAAGGATATAAAAGAACTAGCTTCAATCAATGAAATCACTAAAATGGCTCAACGGATTGGAGACAATTTTGGAAATCGAAATGGTGATACAATAGAAGTAAAAGGAAAAGAATATGATATTTCACTCAATCCCGCCAAGAAAAACATGACAATTACCTCAAAAACAAGTGAGGTTGTTCTCAATATAGAACAAGGAATAATCAAGGAAAATTCTGTGATAGAAGATGTGAGAAAATACTTTAGCATAGCTAATCTAAAGATAGATAATGCTTTGAATAAAATTAAGATAGAAATTGTAGAACAAGGATAA
- a CDS encoding VOC family protein, whose amino-acid sequence MSNSPRLGNISPIIPAGSNMEKAIAFYENQLGFLTIHKEGNPVTMAVVKRDSAEIFLQRNEDKHLAEWTTFRVHVEHIEQLYEELQAKGGEMIHPNGKLEMKPWGTREFAILDPAGVCITFYEFSK is encoded by the coding sequence ATGAGCAACTCACCTCGACTAGGAAACATTAGCCCGATTATTCCGGCGGGCAGTAATATGGAAAAAGCGATCGCCTTCTATGAGAACCAGCTTGGCTTTTTAACAATCCATAAAGAAGGTAATCCTGTAACGATGGCTGTTGTCAAACGTGACTCAGCAGAAATATTCCTTCAAAGGAACGAAGATAAGCATCTTGCAGAATGGACTACGTTTCGCGTCCATGTCGAGCACATTGAGCAACTTTATGAGGAGCTTCAGGCAAAGGGCGGCGAGATGATTCATCCCAATGGCAAGCTTGAGATGAAGCCCTGGGGAACAAGAGAGTTTGCAATCCTAGATCCGGCAGGTGTCTGTATTACCTTCTACGAATTCTCAAAATAA
- a CDS encoding relaxase/mobilization nuclease domain-containing protein, protein MIGNITKGNGFYGLCAYVMGKPGAKVIGGNMAGTTPGELAWEFRKFSSLNDRVSQPVLHLSFSPAPEDRLLSDLEYYCIAQDLLDGLKLNKNQYLLALHYDAEYQGKTRPHAHMIINRVNIDGECNDAYKDYYRTELVLRQIEKDYHLISQPSSWEVKHKKAYPKQIQFELETGTPNAITKLQTAVKTAAYDKPAMIVFVARLLKDGIKADVKYTNSGKVKGISYGIGEEHFAGNDLGQVFTFNGLQKHLGVSYDHEQEKLPIQSLLESFRRGRTIDDARIEYLQNWLVWNKKDPTASSSSDGNNQLYSTVETPTDTPSSTPTLTPIAIVTTVMDKPGQRKRSPQLEIEPTAEQPPEPAQLQELLVGEELVEYQQPIQSVELTASVGTERAPSLQSTQLVELEKPNERSRSVDRAQSVELTRSQSSGQRVELAETAHPAPKRSQQPTQPVELTQPQEPTLYSKLTPDGELTEPKDTASPTPRAKRKLKALKPERPKSKQLVSPTVPPIEAAEPQEAREEMGLEKPTSATTPTPDVPPPPPTETAATAKPTSDSGASSDETRLTVQAHTVSKEQQDYARAIAPTVRFFFLQQRQGSVVRGRQYDLQLEGDTIKVSRKSGEEIALVPLNGNKLAVGCNLKEKDLENFRQVQRILSSKQRQRSKDGLEMD, encoded by the coding sequence AGAAAGTTTTCTTCCCTTAACGACAGGGTGAGTCAACCAGTCCTGCACTTGTCTTTCAGTCCAGCCCCAGAAGATAGACTCCTTAGCGATTTGGAGTATTACTGCATAGCACAAGATTTGTTAGACGGATTGAAACTTAACAAAAATCAATATCTTTTGGCACTCCACTACGATGCTGAGTACCAAGGAAAAACAAGACCACACGCCCACATGATAATTAACAGGGTCAACATCGATGGAGAGTGCAATGATGCTTACAAGGACTACTACCGCACAGAATTAGTCTTACGCCAGATTGAAAAGGACTACCACCTCATTTCTCAACCTTCCAGTTGGGAAGTCAAGCACAAAAAAGCTTACCCCAAGCAAATCCAATTTGAACTTGAAACTGGAACTCCCAACGCTATCACAAAACTACAAACAGCGGTCAAAACAGCTGCATATGATAAACCAGCGATGATAGTGTTCGTAGCTCGCCTACTGAAAGATGGGATAAAAGCGGATGTCAAATACACAAACTCAGGCAAAGTCAAAGGCATCAGCTACGGGATTGGGGAGGAACACTTTGCAGGGAACGACTTAGGTCAAGTTTTTACATTCAACGGATTGCAAAAGCACTTGGGGGTATCCTATGACCACGAACAAGAAAAACTGCCCATCCAGAGCTTGTTGGAGAGCTTTAGACGGGGGAGAACAATTGATGATGCGCGGATAGAGTACTTGCAAAATTGGCTGGTGTGGAACAAAAAAGACCCTACAGCCAGTAGCTCAAGTGACGGTAACAACCAACTTTACTCAACAGTCGAAACACCAACAGATACACCATCATCCACACCAACTCTAACACCAATAGCGATAGTCACAACAGTTATGGACAAACCAGGACAAAGAAAACGCTCGCCTCAACTTGAGATAGAACCAACAGCAGAACAACCACCAGAACCAGCACAATTACAGGAGCTATTGGTAGGGGAAGAACTTGTAGAATACCAGCAGCCAATTCAATCGGTAGAACTAACTGCATCTGTTGGGACAGAAAGAGCGCCATCGCTACAATCAACTCAATTGGTAGAGTTAGAAAAACCGAACGAGCGATCGCGATCCGTTGATCGAGCACAGTCTGTGGAGCTAACACGGTCACAGTCGTCAGGACAAAGAGTGGAGTTAGCAGAAACTGCCCATCCAGCACCCAAGCGATCGCAACAACCAACCCAACCAGTAGAGCTAACACAACCCCAAGAGCCAACTCTATACAGCAAGCTTACTCCAGACGGGGAACTAACTGAACCCAAGGACACAGCTTCCCCAACACCAAGAGCCAAACGCAAACTAAAAGCACTCAAGCCAGAACGTCCAAAATCCAAACAGCTAGTTTCCCCAACAGTACCACCAATAGAAGCAGCAGAACCTCAAGAGGCGAGAGAAGAGATGGGGTTAGAAAAACCTACTTCCGCAACGACACCAACACCCGATGTACCACCGCCACCACCAACTGAAACTGCTGCAACCGCCAAACCCACCAGTGACAGTGGGGCTTCTTCCGACGAGACTCGCCTCACGGTACAAGCCCACACTGTTAGCAAAGAACAGCAGGATTACGCAAGGGCGATCGCACCAACAGTTAGATTCTTCTTTTTGCAACAGCGTCAGGGGTCAGTGGTTAGAGGCAGGCAATATGACCTACAGTTGGAAGGAGACACTATTAAAGTAAGCCGCAAATCGGGAGAGGAAATTGCTCTTGTTCCCCTCAATGGAAACAAACTGGCCGTGGGGTGTAATCTCAAAGAAAAAGATTTGGAAAACTTCCGCCAAGTGCAAAGGATATTGTCCTCGAAGCAGAGGCAACGCTCAAAAGATGGTCTAGAAATGGATTAG